The Callithrix jacchus isolate 240 chromosome X, calJac240_pri, whole genome shotgun sequence genome contains a region encoding:
- the NHS gene encoding actin remodeling regulator NHS isoform X6, with protein MLGQRPKNPIHNIPSTLDKQTNWSKALPLPTPEEKMKQDAQVISSCIIPINVTGVGFDREASIRCSLVHSQSVLQRRRKLRRRKTISGIPRRVQQEIDSDESPVARERNVIVHTNPDPSNTVNRRSGTRDSECQTEDILIAAPSRRRIRAQRGQSIAASLSHSAGNISALADKGDTMFTPAVSSRTRSRSLPREGNRAGDAEPKVVAKPSAYEEGESFVGDHERAPNDCSEAPSSPSSQDHQATLGLACSQHLHSPQHKLSERGRSRLSRMAADSGSCDISSNSDTFGSPVHCISTAGVLLSSHMDQKDDHQSSSGNWSGSSSTCPSQTSETIPPAASPPLTGSSHCDSELSLNTAPHANEDASVFVTEQYNDHLDKVRSHRANSFTSTVADLLDDPNNSNTSDSEWNYLHHHHDASCHQDFSPERPKADSLGCPSFTSMATYDSFLEKSPSDKADTSSHFSVDTEGYYTSMHFDCGLKGSKSYVCHYAALGSENGQGIGAPPGLPDCAWQDYLDHKRQGRPSISFRKPKAKPTPPKRSSSLRKSDGNADVSEKKEPKISSGQHLPHSSREMKLPLDFANTPSRMENANLPTKQEPSWINQSEHGIKESQLDTSDIPSFKDEGAESTHYADLWLLNDLKTNDPYRSLSNSSTATGTTVIECIKSPESSESQTSQSESRATTPSLPSVDNEFKLASPEKLAGLASPSSGYSSQSETPTSSFPTAFFSGPLSPGGSKRKPKVPERKSSLQQPSLKDGTISLSKDLELPIIPPTHLDLSALHNVLNKPFHHRHPLHVFTHNKQNTVGETLRSNPLPSLAITPTILKSVNLRSINKSEEVKQKEDNNTDLPYLEERTLTTAALSPGKVKLHTANKSVSHQYSTEDTILSFLESSAAEMGPGKLHLENNPTFDVKNRCNPETVTSAGSNLIDSNVTKDPVHTETEPIPENTPTKNCAFPTEGFQRVSAAPNDLDGKIIQYGARPDETLEQVQKAPSTGWEEVVQPESVDVITSQSNSPTRATDVSNQLKHQFVMSRHHNKVPGTISYESEISPVNSFYEKCAEQENIASIISAKSASDNSKAEETQGNVDEASWKDSSPSDDSIISPLSEDSQAEAEGVFVSPNKPRTTEDLFAVIHRSKRKVLGRKDSGDMAVRSKSRVSLSSCSSSTSSITSPSSNVTTPNSQRSPGLIYRNAKKSNTSNEEFKLLLLKKGSRSDSSYRMSATEILKSPILPKPPGELTTESPQSTDDAHQGSQGAEALSPLSPCSPRVNAEGFSSKSFATSASARVGRSRAPPAASSSRYSVRCRLYNTPMQAISEGETENSDGSPHDDRSSQSST; from the exons GAGTTGGCTTTGACAGAGAGGCTAGTATACGCTGCTCTCTGGTTCATTCGCAATCAGTACTACAGCGGAGAcgaaaattgaggaggaggaaaaCCATCTCGGGTATCCCCAGAAGAGTTCAACAAGAAATAG ATTCTGATGAATCACCAGTGGCCAGGGAAAGGAATGTGATTGTGCACACAAACCCAGACCCCTCCAACACTGTCAATAGGAGATCCGGAACCAGGGACTCTGAGTGCCAAACCGAGGATATTCTGATTGCTGCCCCTTCCAGAAGGAGAATTAGAGCTCAAAGGGGTCAAAGCATTGCAGCTTCCCTTTCTCATTCTGCTGGCAACATTTCTGCCCTAGCAGACAAAGGTGATACCATGTTTACTCCTGCAGTGAGCAGCCGCACAAGATCTCGGAGCCTTCCCCGGGAAGGTAATAGAGCTGGGGATGCTGAGCCCAAAGTTGTTGCCAAACCCTCAGCATATGAAGAGGGAGAGTCTTTTGTGGGTGACCATGAAAGAGCCCCTAATGATTGCAGTGAGGCTCCAAGCAGCCCGAGTTCCCAGGACCACCAGGCTACTTTGGGCCTGGCCTGCTCTCAACATCTTCACAGCCCCCAGCACAAATTAAGTGAGAGGGGAAGGTCACGACTGTCCCGAATGGCTGCTGACTCTGGCAGCTGTGACATCTCCTCCAACTCAGACACATTTGGGAGCCCCGTCCATTGCATCTCCACAGCTGGCGTCCTCCTGAGCAGCCACATGGACCAGAAAGATGACCACCAGTCATCCAGTGGCAACTGGAGTGGGAGCAGCTCCACATGCCCCTCCCAGACCTCAGAAACTATCCCTCCTGCAGCTTCTCCACCACTTACTGGCTCTTCGCACTGTGACTCGGAGTTGTCACTAAACACAGCCCCTCATGCCAATGAGGATGCCAGTGTCTTTGTGACAGAGCAATACAATGACCACTTGGATAAAGTGAGAAGCCACCGGGCAAACTCCTTTACCTCCACTGTTGCAGACCTGCTGGATGATCCCAACAACAGCAACACAAGTGACAGTGAGTGGAATTACCTACACCACCACCATGATGCCTCCTGCCACCAGGATTTTAGTCCTGAGCGTCCCAAGGCAGACAGCCTGGGCTGCCCAAGCTTCACAAGCATGGCCACTTATGACAGCTTTCTGGAAAAGTCTCCATCAGACAAAGCGGACACTAGCTCTCACTTTTCAGTAGACACGGAAGGATACTATACCTCCATGCACTTTGACTGTGGTCTTAAAGGTAGTAAGAGCTATGTCTGTCACTATGCAGCCCTGGGCTCAGAGAATGGCCAGGGTATAGGGGCTCCCCCTGGTCTTCCAGACTGTGCCTGGCAGGACTACTTAGACCACAAGAGGCAGGGAAGACCAAGCATCTCTTTCAGGAAACCAAAGGCAAAGCCGACGCCACCTAAACGTAGCTCATCATTGAGGAAGTCTGATGGAAATGCAGATGTTTCTGAGAAGAAAGAACCAAAGATAAGCAGTGGTCAGCACCTGCCTCACAGTTCCAGGGAAATGAAGCTGCCTCTTGATTTTGCCAACACACCTTCTCGAATGGAAAACGCCAATCTTCCCACCAAGCAGGAACCTTCTTGGATAAACCAGAGTGAACATGGCATTAAGGAATCTCAGTTAGACACTTCAGATATTCCATCATTCAAAGACGAAGGTGCCGAATCCACTCACTATGCAGACCTCTGGCTCCTAAATGACTTGAAAACAAATGATCCTTATAGATCTCTATCTAATTCAAGCACCGCTACGGGTACCACAGTCATTGAATGCATCAAATCTCCAGAGAGCTCTGAATCCCAAACATCGCAATCAGAATCAAGAGCCACCACCCCATCTCTTCCTTCTGTTGACAATGAGTTTAAACTGGCTTCACCAGAAAAGCTGGCTGGCTTGGCATCTCCATCAAGTGGCTACTCAAGCCAGTCTGAAACACCGACATCCTCTTTCCCTACAGCTTTCTTTTCAGGTCCATTGTCTCCCGGAGGTAGCAAAAGAAAACCTAAAGTCCCAGAAAGAAAGTCCTCACTACAGCAACCCTCTTTAAAAGATGGAACTATATCACTGAGTAAAGACCTTGAACTTCCAATTATACCTCCTACCCATCTTGACCTAAGTGCTCTTCATAATGTCCTAAACAAACCATTCCACCACCGTCATCCACTGCATGTTTTTACTCATAATAAGCAGAACACAGTAGGAGAAACACTGAGGTCGAATCCTCTACCATCCCTTGCAATTACACCAACGATCCTGAAATCTGTTAATCTTAGGTCCATCAACAAATCAGAAGAAGTTAAGCAAAAAGAAGACAACAATACAGATCTCCCTTACTTAGAGGAACGCACGCTTACAACGGCTGCCTTGTCGCCAGGTAAGGTTAAGCTGCATACAGCAAATAAATCAGTATCTCATCAGTACTCTACCGAAGACACCATACTGTCCTTTTTAGAGTCTTCTGCAGCTGAGATGGGACCAGGTAAACTACATTTAGAAAATAACCCTACTTTTGATGTGAAGAATCGCTGCAATCCAGAAACTGTAACCTCAGCTGGTAGCAATCTTATAGATTCAAATGTCACAAAAGACCCAGTGCATACAGAGACTGAGCCTATTCCAGAAAACACACCAACCAAAAactgtgcttttcccacagaAGGATTTCAAAGGGTCTCTGCTGCCCCAAATGATTTGGAtggtaaaataatacaatatggaGCTCGTCCAGATGAAACCCTAGAACAGGTACAAAAGGCACCCTCTACAGGTTGGGAGGAAGTTGTACAACCTGAATCTGTGGATGTAATCACATCTCAGTCAAACTCACCAACTAGAGCAACAGATGTAAGCAATCAACTTAAGCATCAATTTGTTATGAGCCGCCACCACAACAAAGTGCCTGGTACTATCAGCTATGAATCAGAGATATCACCTGTaaattcattctatgaaaaaTGTGCCGAGCAGGAAAATATTGCTTCAATAATTTCAGCCAAAAGTGCCTCTGATAACAGCAAAGCAGAGGAGACCCAAGGAAATGTGGATGAGGCTTCATGGAAAG ATTCATCACCAAGTGATGACTCCATCATTTCACCACTTAGTGAAGACTCCCAAGCTGAAGCAGAGGGTGTGTTCGTGTCTCCCAACAAACCTCGAACAACTGAGGATTTATTTGCAGTCATTCACAG ATCCAAGAGGAAAGTACTTGGAAGAAAAGATTCTGGGGACATGGCTGTTCGAAGCAAATCTAGAGTTTCCCTCAGCAGTTGCAGCAGCAGCACCAGTTCCATCACTTCACCCAGCAGCAACGTGACAACCCCAAACAGCCAGAGGTCTCCTGGTCTCATATACCGAAATGCCAAAAAGTCCAACACATCCAATGAAGAGTTTAAGCTGTTACTGCTCAAGAAAGGCAGTCGTTCAGATTCCAGTTACCGCATGTCTGCCACTGAGATCCTGAAGAGTCCTATCCTGCCCAAACCTCCTGGGGAGCTCACAACAGAGTCCCCTCAGAGCACTGACGATGCCCATCAGGGGTCACAAGGGGCTGAGGCATTGTCCCCACTCTCTCCATGCTCCCCACGAGTTAATGCAGAAGGCTTTTCCTCAAAGAGCTTTGCCACCTCAGCATCAGCAAGGGTTGGACGTTCTCGGGCCCCTCCTGCAGCCAGCAGCAGCCGCTACAGTGTCCGCTGCCGGCTATACAACACGCCCATGCAGGCTATCTCCgagggagagacagaaaattCTGACGGGAGCCCACATGATGACCGCTCCTCCCAGAGCTCAACATAG